In the genome of Thiomicrospira aerophila AL3, one region contains:
- a CDS encoding class I SAM-dependent methyltransferase — MNGLPTPDSDALTLSNELTQYIRRRIQRHGNPSFANFMQMALYTPSLGYYANGLPKIGAGGDFTTAPEISPIFSKCLANQAWQVLNQMNDGHILEFGAGRGTMAKDILLHLADHADQFNHYYILEVSAALRAQQTETLSSLPEKLRNKVIWLDQLPKQPFNGVILANEVLDAMPVERIRLEPDQQLQAFVSWDDAQQHFSWAYQPITDTRLQKIANRLQQAIGEPPIRGYHAEINLNIQPWLRSLDELLNQGMLLLIDYGYPRKELWQPARYMGTLRCHYQQRAHNNPFWHPGLQDITAHVDFTAVAEAAYAAHFKVAGYTTQAHFLMGTGLLEFSLQQDQDVVVQLQLSQQIKRLTLPDEMGESFKVMALTKQFDSPLIGFQQRDLRHQL; from the coding sequence ATGAATGGACTTCCCACACCCGATAGCGATGCGCTCACTTTAAGCAACGAGTTGACCCAGTATATTCGTCGCCGAATTCAACGACACGGCAATCCATCCTTTGCCAATTTTATGCAGATGGCCCTTTATACGCCATCACTGGGTTACTATGCTAACGGCTTACCCAAAATTGGAGCCGGTGGGGACTTTACCACAGCACCGGAAATAAGTCCGATCTTCTCAAAATGCCTCGCTAACCAGGCCTGGCAAGTGTTAAATCAAATGAACGATGGCCATATTCTGGAGTTTGGTGCGGGACGAGGCACCATGGCTAAAGATATCCTGCTTCATCTAGCCGACCATGCAGACCAGTTTAACCACTACTACATACTAGAAGTCAGTGCCGCACTAAGAGCGCAGCAAACCGAGACACTTAGCAGCCTGCCTGAAAAGCTGCGTAATAAAGTCATTTGGCTTGACCAACTTCCTAAGCAACCCTTTAATGGTGTTATCTTGGCGAATGAGGTACTCGATGCCATGCCTGTTGAACGCATTCGACTTGAACCTGATCAACAACTCCAAGCCTTTGTGAGCTGGGATGATGCGCAACAACACTTTAGCTGGGCCTATCAACCCATCACGGATACCCGACTGCAAAAAATCGCCAATCGTTTACAGCAGGCGATTGGTGAACCACCGATCCGTGGCTATCATGCTGAAATTAATCTTAATATACAGCCTTGGTTAAGAAGTCTTGACGAGCTGCTTAACCAGGGAATGCTATTGTTAATAGATTATGGTTATCCACGCAAAGAGCTTTGGCAGCCCGCTCGCTATATGGGGACGCTTCGTTGTCACTATCAACAACGTGCCCACAACAACCCGTTTTGGCATCCTGGCCTACAAGACATTACGGCGCATGTTGATTTTACGGCAGTGGCGGAAGCCGCTTATGCGGCGCACTTTAAAGTGGCTGGCTACACCACCCAAGCCCACTTTTTAATGGGTACGGGCTTATTAGAGTTTAGCTTGCAGCAAGATCAAGACGTGGTCGTGCAATTGCAACTTTCGCAACAAATAAAACGCCTTACCCTGCCCGATGAAATGGGGGAAAGCTTTAAAGTCATGGCCTTGACGAAACAGTTCGACTCGCCCTTGATTGGTTTTCAACAGCGAGATTTACGCCACCAACTCTAA
- the mgtE gene encoding magnesium transporter — MIREELFYKVNDLLKANDDKGFARLVRNTPSADLAEMMDNAKAEFNLGLLRKLPSAPRAGLFSHFSASLQDLLLHYMELEEIAELFTHMPSDDRVDIYNRMPDGRRVQVMQGMAKKEREDILKMASYAEGTTGSITTSDYVSVPAGISVRDALQRVRAQAPNKETIYTIYVVNPNRQLEGALSLRDLIMADESAAIENIMKTEVVYAKAEWPCEQTANLISRYDLLAIPVTNGGNKLIGIVTVDDAMDVSEEEATEDFHKGGGTMALKNISMKDATVGLLYKKRVFWLVLLVFGNIFSGAGIAHFEETILAYVALVFFLPLLIDSGGNAGAQSSTLMVRALATGDVILKDWFSMLGREFSVALLLGLSMGLAVATLGIFRGGYEIALVVSMSMVAIVIVGSVIGMSLPFILSRFKLDPAAASAPLITTIADGVGVIIFFSIAVMMLDMPTDV; from the coding sequence ATGATCCGCGAAGAACTCTTTTATAAAGTGAACGACCTGCTCAAAGCAAATGATGATAAAGGCTTTGCCCGCCTAGTGCGCAATACCCCGAGCGCTGATCTCGCTGAAATGATGGACAATGCGAAAGCCGAGTTTAACCTTGGCTTGTTACGTAAACTCCCCAGCGCACCTCGTGCCGGATTATTTAGTCACTTTTCGGCGAGCCTGCAAGACCTGTTGCTTCACTACATGGAGCTTGAAGAAATAGCAGAACTATTTACGCATATGCCATCTGATGACCGGGTTGATATTTACAACCGGATGCCAGACGGCCGCCGCGTTCAAGTGATGCAAGGCATGGCTAAAAAGGAAAGAGAGGACATTTTAAAAATGGCCTCCTACGCCGAAGGAACAACCGGCTCCATCACCACCAGCGACTATGTTTCAGTCCCTGCTGGTATTAGTGTCCGCGATGCGTTGCAACGCGTTCGTGCCCAAGCACCTAATAAAGAAACTATTTACACTATTTATGTGGTTAACCCCAATCGCCAATTGGAAGGCGCCCTTTCACTGCGTGATCTCATCATGGCAGACGAGAGTGCCGCGATAGAAAATATTATGAAAACAGAGGTCGTCTACGCCAAAGCAGAATGGCCATGCGAACAAACGGCTAATTTAATTAGCCGCTATGACCTACTAGCGATTCCGGTGACCAACGGCGGCAACAAATTAATTGGCATTGTGACCGTGGACGATGCGATGGATGTCAGCGAAGAAGAAGCCACCGAAGACTTCCACAAAGGTGGCGGCACCATGGCGTTAAAAAACATTTCGATGAAAGACGCGACCGTTGGGCTGCTCTATAAAAAGCGCGTATTTTGGCTGGTGCTATTGGTGTTTGGTAACATTTTCTCCGGTGCGGGTATTGCCCACTTTGAAGAAACCATTTTGGCTTATGTGGCATTGGTATTCTTCTTGCCGCTATTGATTGACAGCGGCGGAAATGCCGGCGCCCAGTCTTCAACCTTGATGGTTCGCGCACTAGCAACCGGTGATGTCATACTTAAAGACTGGTTCTCGATGCTGGGCCGTGAGTTTAGTGTTGCACTCCTACTTGGATTATCAATGGGACTCGCGGTAGCCACATTAGGTATTTTCCGTGGTGGTTATGAGATTGCCTTGGTGGTATCCATGTCAATGGTGGCGATTGTTATTGTAGGCAGTGTGATTGGTATGAGTTTGCCGTTTATTTTGTCACGCTTTAAGCTTGATCCGGCGGCGGCCTCAGCACCGTTAATTACTACCATTGCCGATGGTGTGGGCGTCATCATCTTCTTCTCAATCGCAGTGATGATGCTCGATATGCCAACCGATGTTTAA
- the plsY gene encoding glycerol-3-phosphate 1-O-acyltransferase PlsY, with translation MEVIFGLLLVAAYLLGSVSSAIIVCRIMGLGDPREAGSGNPGATNVLRIGGEKGKRAAGITLAGDMLKGVVPVLLAHALGFEPLWVILVGVAAFLGHLYPVFFQFKGGKGVATFIGVMLAVHFWAGLLVAATWLFIAKGLKISSLSALIASLLAPVYLYFLTGELSWVWLTLAMTLLLFWRHRSNIGRLVRGEETFKRSP, from the coding sequence GTGGAAGTAATTTTTGGCTTGCTATTGGTAGCAGCTTATTTATTGGGCTCGGTTTCAAGCGCCATTATTGTGTGTCGCATTATGGGGTTGGGTGATCCACGAGAAGCGGGCTCGGGCAATCCGGGTGCAACGAATGTATTACGCATTGGTGGTGAAAAAGGTAAGCGTGCCGCAGGGATAACGCTTGCGGGTGATATGCTTAAAGGGGTGGTGCCCGTGCTGTTAGCCCATGCGTTAGGCTTTGAACCTTTATGGGTGATATTGGTTGGGGTGGCGGCATTTTTGGGGCATTTGTACCCGGTGTTTTTCCAGTTTAAAGGTGGCAAGGGTGTCGCCACCTTTATTGGGGTGATGCTTGCGGTGCATTTTTGGGCAGGCCTGCTGGTGGCGGCAACCTGGTTATTTATCGCCAAGGGGTTGAAGATTTCGTCGCTTTCGGCGCTGATTGCCAGCCTGCTTGCTCCGGTTTATCTTTACTTTTTAACCGGTGAGCTAAGCTGGGTTTGGCTAACGCTTGCGATGACCTTGTTATTATTCTGGCGTCATCGCAGTAATATTGGTCGCTTGGTTCGTGGTGAAGAAACCTTTAAGCGTTCGCCCTAG
- a CDS encoding undecaprenyl-diphosphate phosphatase, translating into MDIFHAIVLGIIEGLTEFLPISSTGHLIVAAELMGLHQDDHNTAFKIIIQLAAILAVFATYAERFHPSQYQLWIKVFIAFLPIASIGFLFADSIEALFNVATVAWMFIIGGIIFLVVEHFYKESQHTVRNLDQLTYKQTLWVGFAQIFALIPGTSRAGATIIGGMLTGLDRKTSAEFSFLLALPVLTATSGYSLLKHYDAFAQTSFTPLIVGFVVSFLVAWLSIKLFLKFLQHFTFRAFGIYRILLGSALLIWFV; encoded by the coding sequence ATGGATATATTTCACGCTATTGTTCTCGGTATTATTGAAGGTCTCACCGAGTTTTTACCGATTTCATCGACCGGTCACCTGATTGTCGCCGCCGAACTGATGGGATTGCACCAGGACGACCACAATACGGCGTTTAAAATCATTATCCAACTGGCGGCGATTTTAGCGGTTTTTGCCACCTATGCCGAACGCTTTCACCCCAGCCAATATCAACTGTGGATTAAGGTGTTTATTGCCTTTTTGCCAATCGCCAGCATCGGGTTTTTATTTGCCGACTCGATTGAAGCCCTGTTTAATGTGGCCACGGTGGCCTGGATGTTTATTATCGGCGGGATCATCTTTTTGGTGGTCGAGCATTTTTACAAAGAAAGCCAGCATACCGTGCGCAATCTCGATCAACTGACTTATAAACAAACCCTATGGGTTGGCTTTGCACAAATTTTTGCCCTGATCCCCGGTACCAGTCGTGCCGGCGCGACCATTATTGGTGGCATGCTGACGGGGCTGGACCGCAAAACCTCGGCAGAGTTTTCTTTTTTACTCGCCTTACCGGTATTAACGGCGACCTCCGGTTACTCCCTACTAAAACACTATGATGCCTTTGCCCAAACCAGTTTCACGCCTTTAATAGTTGGGTTCGTAGTTTCTTTTCTAGTCGCCTGGCTATCAATTAAATTGTTCTTAAAATTTTTACAACACTTCACCTTTCGTGCCTTCGGCATCTACCGTATTTTGCTTGGCAGTGCGTTATTGATTTGGTTTGTTTAG
- the folB gene encoding dihydroneopterin aldolase yields MKKLLNMNRSSPPSDFIFIDNLRINTLIGIHAWEQVQPQPLVFSLKLYCDFTPVFNSAQLEDSIDYAAVASTIELHCQAKAHRLIETLAHDILTRLLNDFPLIQGIELTLAKPHAVAASQQVGLQVTRWRT; encoded by the coding sequence ATGAAAAAATTATTAAACATGAACAGGTCATCACCGCCTTCAGATTTCATCTTCATCGATAACCTTCGCATCAACACCCTAATAGGCATCCATGCTTGGGAACAGGTTCAACCCCAACCTTTGGTGTTCAGCTTAAAGCTCTATTGTGACTTTACGCCGGTTTTTAATTCCGCCCAACTAGAGGATTCGATTGATTATGCAGCCGTCGCCAGCACCATCGAACTGCACTGCCAAGCTAAAGCGCATCGACTGATTGAAACACTAGCGCACGATATTCTTACCCGCCTGCTGAACGACTTTCCGTTAATCCAAGGGATCGAACTTACCCTTGCCAAACCTCATGCAGTGGCCGCCAGCCAACAAGTTGGCTTACAAGTCACCCGTTGGCGTACATAA
- a CDS encoding outer membrane beta-barrel protein, protein MKTRFKLKKLTLATLLAVPVTAFAGSPMNVDDAGILDHKSCHVEAWVDNYSKANEIWVAPACNLNGHWELGFALGHANFDDADSFNLYGLNAKTMLTEQDGWAVALSLGVVLADKIEHDQAVYTLLAPISFNLLDDQLDLHLNLGLSRDQTLKKDFALWGIGAEYHFTDSVRGYVEAFGNTESGDHETRGYQFGAAFNVTDKWQLDISYGDSLKDADNETNYVRLGFVYETASWLK, encoded by the coding sequence ATGAAAACACGTTTCAAGCTAAAAAAACTTACCCTGGCAACGCTGCTTGCTGTTCCAGTCACGGCTTTCGCCGGCTCACCAATGAACGTTGATGATGCTGGCATCCTAGACCACAAATCTTGCCATGTTGAAGCTTGGGTAGATAACTATTCTAAAGCGAATGAAATTTGGGTTGCACCGGCTTGTAACTTAAATGGTCATTGGGAACTAGGCTTTGCGCTGGGACACGCTAACTTTGATGATGCAGACAGCTTTAACCTGTACGGCCTAAATGCCAAAACGATGCTTACCGAACAAGACGGTTGGGCGGTTGCATTGAGCCTGGGCGTGGTCTTGGCCGACAAAATTGAACATGATCAAGCCGTTTATACATTGCTCGCACCGATCAGCTTTAACCTATTGGATGATCAATTAGATTTACACCTAAATCTTGGACTCAGCCGTGATCAAACCCTAAAAAAAGACTTTGCGCTTTGGGGTATCGGTGCGGAATACCATTTCACCGATTCTGTGCGCGGCTATGTTGAAGCTTTTGGCAATACCGAAAGCGGTGACCATGAAACACGCGGTTATCAATTCGGTGCGGCCTTTAATGTCACTGACAAATGGCAACTGGATATCAGCTATGGCGACAGCTTAAAAGACGCTGATAATGAAACCAACTATGTCCGCTTAGGTTTTGTCTATGAAACCGCAAGCTGGCTGAAATAG